The segment TCTTACAGTTCGCGCTTCACGCCTCTTTTGACGCGGgccttttttttattgacaaagttgtttgaccgaCAATTAGATcagttttaaaattcaaaaattaccTCTACCTCCTCTCTGGTATAGTCAAGGAAGCAGTTttggccacttttatttttaataactatcaATGACCTCCCGGATTAAAATGACCATTCgttaatagagtcagaccaagataagttagcagcgattttgatcgCCCAGACGgtacaagtgttaagtaaacgtcataatttcatataagCAGATCACTATCGCTAGTATcacaacaatacaaaaaatgcaattttagtTACGCGTTAACGGATTAACGGTGCCCAGCTCTGGCGCTGACCACCCACCGCGGCCCCGGCACTTGACATTCTGCCCAAATCCGcgccaccacttgaagggaaATGAGAACTACTGATAATTTGTAATCTGGCAACTCAACACACCATAGactgtagatattttttttaataagttgcGTACAGTATCAAAGGATATGAAACCTATCAGCCAATTCAATTATCGCGATATTTATGAATCGTtcaatatttatagttttatctttatatttacCATATACACTTTttcatgtattatatttaatcagATATGAAAAATGGCAACTATACTGTCATTATTGTGTggtatatttagttttttttgaatGACTGGAATACCGCCTATGACCGCATGGCTCAACCATGGCTCAAAAGTGATGTGATtggtgaaaataatatttaacatcaGCGTAGCCAATCGTATATAAGAGTTCAGAATAAAAGTGTACGGAAgagatcaaataaaaaaatatatttcacgtACAAAAAACTACGTACGAATGATTTCCCAATCTGAGCGATGGCAGTAATTTTCGCATTGATAATTTGTTACATCGCTTATACGTTTCGTAATTTGTAGCACAGTAGAAAGCCAGGATAAAGGAAATTGAAGTGTTatgaataacaaaaaatatttgaagatgTTGACCAAGTTGACGTAGCGCAGTGGGAGAGGTATCACTAACTCGATTACTCAAATTGAGTTATGATTCCTTTGCATAGGTCTCCAATATTTTTCTAATTAGAAAAAATTAGATGGCAACGCAGTAAAATGTGGCACTTTGATGTGATGAACGGGTCTGATTTGCCTCCCGTAAGCGAGGATACATTTTGTAAACACATTTTAAACTCGAGGATAAATAACTCAAGGTAATGCAGCAGTGGCCTTGTgcggtttgtttttatgtttgtttttgtgtTCACGTTCGCTTTTGTTGCAGGGTCCGAATTTGGGATCTTATTATACTAATACCGAACGCTCTGTTCGTGCTGTTCCTAGTTGTGAGGTTTAACAAGGCGCAGCTGAAGCTGCGAGCGACAAGTAGCCCGATATTCTTGACATTTTATTCGTTGGTGTGGGGCAACGTTATAATAAGTGTGGTGAGATGTGCGGTGGCGATGACGCTGAATGCCCCCATGCCGCTGGGTGGGCAGGTGGACAAGGTGTTGTGGGTCATggtgaagttttttttattggctaCCGAGATGAGTGTTGTAATCTTCGGGTTAGCATTTGGTGAGTGTACTTgtatctttaatatttattttgcaacTGTTTTTTTTAGCCAACCATTAAATTgaccactttttttaaattttttgtcttatattttattcttatgTACACTGCAATGTAatttactatttacttattattaccATCCTTTATACAACCTAGAGAAGAATTCCCCttttatgtacattataatgCATGGCAGTTTTAGGGCTATACAGCATACACTTGCTCAATACGGATTGAGGACTAGCTTAATCGAAATGAACACATTTTTACTCATCTACAAAGCAAACAATAAAACCcgtgaaaaaatgtgttttcttACAAACAATGCTAGGGCATGGCCTGGTTTAGTGTAATGTTTCTCTGAACTGTGTCAACCACAAATGCTTGTGGTCATTATGGTCATTAGGATCACTACCATGTAGCAATAATTACATAACTTAGAATAAAAAACTCTTAGCTTGCACAATGCAATCAGTGAGCAATtcgttttacattatttaatattagcaaTTTTAAACCTTCAACATTAtttgctattaatttatttaaataaaacaattaaatttaaatttataataatgttaagCACTTGATTGCTTTATTTAAATGCAGAAATCGAAGAGAATATAATGTTTTGATAATGTTTATCTTTGTAACATGTAATTAAGTTTGCAATTTATGTTTTTAGGTCACATGGATAGCCGGAGCAGTATAAGATATGTCCTGTTGGCGACCTCCTTCATATCACTGGCTTTCACCATAACTCAAGGAACGCTAGAGTTCATGAAGACTGATGATGACACTTTGATCGCCGGGGATACAGACTTGTTTGAACATGGAGGAGTACTGTTCTGGTTTACTTCATCGCTTGTGTTTGCATTTATCTattttctgatattgatattgCCCTGGACACCACTGAGAGAATATTTGGCGTTACCAAGTAAGTGCtcattgaattaaataataaaagcacaatatttattctaaaacttattaaataaaaaaatacaatcattaaaatacttaaggactaacaaataaacttaactataaataaaactaaacctaaactaaactagtcaaacaacccaccccgcgtcgctcccaacgcaaaggtgcccatcacgcttgctgcgtttccgcgttgaaccgcgatggacaacctttgccctaggaacgacccggagcgggggtcgagaCCCCTTTCCTGCAAGCGCCGCCCCAGTTCCCCAAGAAAAGATTTCGCCCCCCGCACCAGCACCCTGACGTCTCCACGGCAAGGGGAACAAACAAGTAGCTTGCCAGCCCCGAGTACTTGTCCCTCTTTAGGGACGCCGCCTGCTCAGCAGCAGCTCCCGCCGATCGCACGGTGCGGCCAAGGTGCGTGGCGGCGAACGTACTGACGCAGGTGGCATCTCACAAAAGGCACTTACCTCTCTCCCACGGCACCAGGGTCAAACCATCCGACCGACTCAGGCCCGGCGGCTCCAGCACACACGGGACATTGGCTGACACCAGTGCCCTTCGAATAATATCGTTTAACGCGTGGTGCCGTGGGAACCTCCCCGCGCAGCGGCGACAGCTCAAGGCATGGTGCCCGTTGCTCTCCACCATAAACCCGCAGATGCATAACATTGAATAATAAAAGTATAACATTACAACATCTAATCACTACTGAAGTTTTTATCACCAGTAAAATGGGTCAAAGTAGTAATAATTGTGACCATTCCATAATTTATTATTGGGACTGTGcaaagtgcatggtgggggtaagtaaagcgatcccagcgtataaggtggtaaaattttgaactaactgcggatagcgtctttggagttcgtacaagttatatggcttgaaatgaaactttaatttacgattactcctgaaatattcatttaaattgtatggtgtaagggaccatcgtaatctgtatgaaatgcttaatataactaacgtatttactttgataattattaaaactGTATCCGAGTAAATaactttgcaaatgccacatattatgtgatccTTTTCTAGAAGTTAACAATGGGTATAgaaagttatccttaaaagatagacatacaacatcgcggacttttgtgtagacccatgaaagagagacaaccccacgaTACATTGTGTTGTATAGCTCAAATGGATAAGGCAGCGTTTTCgtttaaagctcctagccagcgtgtttttttccgacaacatcgttatatttcaaccaatttacacaaaactaacaaattatatacctaagccttcctcaagaatagatgaaagtcgtttgaaaatccgtttagtagtagtagtttttagttttggagtaagtagttttataagatgaagtgaattgacgttttcccctagagttgcggacgctaggttgcgtgacagtcgtgcacatagcgaatagtcagcgtaaataatttacttaggtATTGGTTAACTAGTAGAAAATGCATTAGGTCTACTATGATGTATTGTgcattgaaaaatttaaaaaaatgtgttatgttataagtagatgtttatttaggattaatcaaaatgttaaattaagatattgatatttgttagtcaACTGTTACCAAGATAGTATAGCtcagcggttcctaacctgtaggggtaaaactggtattttacgggggtaataagctcaattaaatataacaaaaattacaCCTGTAAGAtagaatatttataattattgggagaaggggtaaaatcgggttccctagttagtcatagaACTAAACTGGCACTTGGCAGAACTGAAAAGGTTAAGAACCACTGATATAGATGATATTAAACTAACAGGAACTTCCATGAATAGCGACATGATAAGGATATTTCACACCTATGTATAAATAACATATGTACAGTCACAGACGTTAATTGTCGAGACATGTAGTTCACTTTAGATTGGCTATTTCATTGCATTAGTGTTGCTGTTGAACAAGCAAATTAGATTGAATCTTAAATAGCTCTACAATTAAAATCCATGATCATACTGGAAACTTTCATGAGACCACATATGAGAATTATTACAGATACACATCCTgcttttattttactctttAAATGTTTGTATGACAATAATAGAGCATGACAAACTATTTTGCTACATGCTGTCTAGCTGTATGAGTACAGTTTAGCCACATCTTAGCAGTGAATATGTTAAGAAGCAAAGTGGGTAATATTATTGATGTAGAATATGTGCAGTAGCAGAGAAAGTTCGCATCTATTGCGTAAGAGGTAATTGTTATAGGCTATTTTAAAAGTGCCATCATACATATATCAGAAAAGCAATGATGCAATAGAATATGATGGacaaccagtctggcctagtgggtagctgGGAGCTGGcctagtgaccctacctatgaagccgatggtcctgggttcgaatcctgataAGGATATGTATTTgagtgatgagcacagatatttgttcctgagtcatggatattttcaatgtatttaacgatatatatatatatatcgatgtctgagtacccacaacacgagccttcttgagcttaccttgggacttagtcaatttgtgtaagaatgtccctataatatttatttatttatgaaaggAATTACATATGTAGATGGAAGAGTTAATGGAAGACGCGTATTGTCTCCTTTATTGTTATGATCttattcattttacatttttcagccattatcaaaataatatagttTATCTAAAGCAGATTCCATAAGTCTAAATAAAACTGCATAAAAATCGGGTCAGAATTTAGAAAATTGTCGCGAAAAAGGTAGACAAGAAAAATCAGTTGTTGGCATTACTTT is part of the Cydia pomonella isolate Wapato2018A chromosome 18, ilCydPomo1, whole genome shotgun sequence genome and harbors:
- the LOC133527721 gene encoding transmembrane protein adipocyte-associated 1 homolog, with protein sequence MWHFDVMNGSDLPPVSEDTFCKHILNSRINNSRVRIWDLIILIPNALFVLFLVVRFNKAQLKLRATSSPIFLTFYSLVWGNVIISVVRCAVAMTLNAPMPLGGQVDKVLWVMVKFFLLATEMSVVIFGLAFGHMDSRSSIRYVLLATSFISLAFTITQGTLEFMKTDDDTLIAGDTDLFEHGGVLFWFTSSLVFAFIYFLILILPWTPLREYLALPTKLSFYLYILLLALLDATQAAGAGMLLWGPIPSGLCVVDVTTWLYYSLYTPLVYHTFLSEFFSVSQPSIMFSYKAQMDEPLDDDQVSLPHQQSFSSLKTDSDYIYQQSNSVYDSTLFEAGGTTPMNPVYSASLQSPDSIASAQST